ATTGAACTCACGAAAGGTTTTCTATTAACCATATTATCATGCTCATCTTGTTCTTCTGAAATGATTTCCCACTCCTCTTTAAGTGATGTAAATTGTAATCCACTCTCTTTGTGCTTTTCCATTTCGAATGCAGTGGGTAGAATGACGTAATCATTAATTGGATTGTAGAAAGGATCAGAATCTGCCTTCAGCCAATGCTTTACAATCCTGAATAAATGATGGTCGCTGAGAATTCCTCGGTGCTCACCAGGCACTCCAACCCTTGCTTCTGCATTGAGACCATCAGCCtggaagaaataaaaatgaggAAAAATACAAAAGTTTAGAAAGAAGCACATTTCAAAATGCAAGCATCCTGTCCTTCAATAGCTTACATGAGTTAAAGCAGTGGCCAGTGAAGAAAAGCTTATTCGTAGCGTGGTTCCTTTTGTGAATTAGTAAATCAGAGAGTTAGTGAAAAGCAAGTCACAAACCTTGGCTGATTCAGCAGGAACTGTACCATCACCGTCAACACAAATGTATTTAGGCTGAAAACACATGAACAAAAATCAGCTTTTCTGACCAATTCAACAATCACAAAAAAGTGTTCATACAAATGCACAATTTACTAAAAGAACTATCTGTTTGCTCTGATATCAACCAGAGATAGGAGCAAGTCAGAGAAATATCTGATCAGCTGATCCACAAAGTCCCAATGATCAGACAGTTCTCTAACCTTAGGGCATTATGCGAGTATGCATACAAGAATTGTGTAGCACAgctctttaataaaaaagaattaaaatacaaGAGAAGACAAACACAAGAATTCCATGTCTACTGCACAAGTTACCCATATGGGAAATGACATCATCAGAATAAGAGAGTATGAGATAATGACCTCACAAAATCGCAATTCTGGTAGATCAGTGACAGGTACCTCTGCACTTCCATAGCTGCAGAACAGTAATTTGTGTAAGAAGCaatatacaacaataaaattgcaagaaaatgttAAGACAGCATCAGATAACGCAGAGCTAAGATGTATAGAGAGAATGCTAGTGAGACAGGGGGTTTAGAATTTAGGGTTGCAGAATGaaatttagggtttttcttatttgcatgtattttggctttTTGACAGTTCAAAAGTTTTGGAAGTGGGTGGGGTGCATTGTGAAAGAAAGCTCCTTTTCAAGAGGGACAGGTGTGACAAAGGATCTCGTTAATCCTTGGCCAAGATTAAGGGATTAATTGAGTCCGAAAAGATTTAGAATCTCGTGGAGTTTTACTAGAATTCACGTCtgaaagcaggaaaaaaaacgACGCTTTCGTGTTAGACCAAAATAATGGTAAAAAATGGTGTAGCAAGATACACAAACTCTCGCTATTCCAACAAAAGAACCTGGACTCcaagtaaacaaaaaattcataCTTAAGACTACAAAacctaaaacactaaaaaagacAATTACATCAAAGGATAGACCCCATGGGCTGTTAGTCAACTCAATTCAGCACTACTGCCAATTATAGGATATTCGAACTGACTTTCAACATCACATATCAAATCAAACCAGTAGCCTTCAGCATTCACTGTGAAAAAAGCTAttccttttctcaaaatatcCCTTGAGTTTgacatgtaataaaaaaatatcaaaaccttTAAGATATGGAAACCTTAAAATAAGACTTCATATTGACAGAAAAAGAACTTGATGCCAGTAGCCAGCCTGCCACATATAGATGAAACCATAAATATTCCTTTGATGTTTAGTTCAACttttgttgttgcttttgttgTTTGCAATCTTATGCGACTAGCTTGCATTCAGTTATAAAGTGCAAAGCTTTATCTAAAGACCTCATTAGAAGCATTACCAAACAGTGTGAGGCGTTTCCAGACTGATCCCATAAATATTGTAGAATTTAACTCCAGTAGGAACTTTAGCATGAGACAAAACCTTCTGTGTTTCATCAGCCCATTTCAAGATATCTAAGTTAAAAGGTAATGGAATATCCTCTCCATCATAAATGACCTGGAATGAGAAAATACAGAGATTACCATCCAAACAAAATGATACATGGAGAAAGATcactaaaataatcaaaacatgaTAGTAAAAGGGCACACTATGCACatcgttttctttttaatttaaagcgtgaaaagttacaaaaaagaagaggataAATCAGATTTGCAACATCATTTATTTAGCCTTATCAATTATTTAATCTGAAAAGTAAAATATATGAGAGAGAAATGAAACAACTAATCATGACGAAAAACATTGGAATGCACTCTAATCAAAAGATGATAAACTTCACCAATCTGCATTTACATAATACATGTTCTACGCTCACCGTGTTACTTGAAAGAGCATCTTTGAAAATTTGGATGCTCTCTTTAGGGGAATATGACTCTAGGATTATCTGAGAATTTCCTTCGCTATCTTGCTTCTCTCTCCAGATTTCCAAAACAGGAAGATGTTGCCAATGAAAATGCGGACAAGCCATCAATTCATATATTGATGGACATTCAATAAGCTGAAAAATCGTTGCACATAGAATCAGTATATGATACTCAGAAAAGCCATTCTAAAAGAATTGAGTTTGAAAACCATTCATAATTCTCATAATTCAAGAAACACAAAATGGATCAATAAAAAAGGGAAGCTAATAGGTATGTATTAAATGCCAAAGTATATGGGCTCCTACCAGCTGGTGCATGCtccattttgatataaaaaagttCTGCTCCCACCCTTCAACAAAGGACATTCCATTTAGAAAGGTAGATGTAATGTACCCAGGTGCACCTGTTGGACAAATAACACGTATAGCTTTCATTTGAGCACTGTTCCAAAATCATACCAGGATAACCTTCATTGGAATAGCTGAAATAGCAGAAACAGAAACTAAAAGCACAAAGCTGACTGAACAAACAactataataaaatttgaattccaAAGTTTGATTAAATGTGTAAGTTGGAAAAGTTATATTACCCTAACAGAATTAGAAGTTCTGCTTTGTAACATGTAAATATACACTTGGCAACTGGTCTGTATATAAACGCAATCCTAAACTGCCAGATATAAGccaaaatattttctatattttcctttttcatatggaaaaaagaaatgactCCTGTTTCAGGGTATATCAGTTATTCCAATTGtaagaataattattaatgGAAGTTATGGAATTTTTAGTATGCTAATAAAATTAGAAGTTCTATTTTCGTAAATGTAATTATATCACTGAAAAACTTGATAATTAGTTCATATTCAACTGCAATCAtaaattgtcaaaaaataagctgcattttttctaatattgtcTTTGTCCATACACAACAACGAAATCTAAATAAGGTAAAGTCATGCGCTTCTCACAATTCATCAGCATCTAAGCTAAATACAGTTTCTTATGTGTGTAGACTTTTACATAGCACTAGAAGATGCAGACCATGGGAGGTACAAAGGCCAACTGGTTTCAATTACACACATATAATAGAATCACTTACCCCGGAATGGGGCAGCAATGGCAATCCAATTCTTCACATATTTCTCAAATATCTGCCAAAAAATAGGtataaaatttgagttttttcatCAAAGAAATACTAAAGAAGCATCAGACAGCAACTTAATCATCCAAATAAATACAAGGAAAATAAGAACAGAACATTGATCCAAGAGACGATGTGGGAAATTTACATCACTGTGCAGGGACATGAAGCATTTAACTAGCAGACCCCCCATTGAATGACTTATGATGTTTATctttttccctcctgatgcttGATACACTGACTCTAACTTTTTAGCAAGGCGCTCTAATGTCTCTGGCAACCTAGAAATTAAGCAAAGCACGAGTGCCCTAAATCATGAAgagtaaaaggaaaagaaatgctTCATACATTGTAAAGCCAACtccatttagaaaaaaaaaaaaaaaaaacaatttggggCTAAGAACTTGGTAATTATAGCAGTATTGGAGATAGCTGGTTGGTTTAATACATACCTGTTGCTTTGCCGAAAATCATACCCAAACCCGAAAAGAGTTTTTCCCTCTTGAAAACCCCACTTGATCATTTCAACAATCATATCATGGAAATAATAAACACAGTCACGTCCTATTATCTGcatgaaacaaaataatgtgTATGAAACTTCCATGCAAATTTAATTGAGAACTAAAAGCCAACCTTTATAGCAatatattcaattttgataACATCTGATCATCACTCTTTTCCACAATAAAACTAATATCTGAAGAAATTTGAGACCAAGTTGCATACCAACCCGCATCAGCCATGAATTTGATGTTTTACAATATAAtggaaaatagaaaaagcttCTTATACATGAGagacattagagatgaacaaAATAATGGATTAAAGGTGAATTTTGAGATATCAAGTAACTTGAACGTTGTAGCATATACTTAAGAATTGTTTAAAATGAACAAAACTATAATGAAGTTCTAGTTGAACAAAGCTTGTAAATTAAATCAGAAAACATCCAATATAATGCATTTGAATTTTCCAGTAAAATGGACTCTCTTTCTGTAAAGTTGTTCTCCAAAATATCTCCTATCTCAAGAGCATTGACAAGTCCTTTAATTGTGAGCTTATGTTTCAATTATTCAAATTAGAGTTGACTTTCTCTGTTGCAATTGTTATTGAATAAAGTAGAACTTCCTATTATAAAGCAAATATAACGGAATAATAGCCCCCCCAACCTAAAAGTGGAAAATTTTACTCCATAGCAAGGTTTTGAATCTAAATACCATGTAAGATAAGCATAAAAGATACGAAGATGAAGAACATACCATGTCAGGATCCAACACATCAATAGCATGCAATCCATATCTATCTTCTGGAACCACAATATTTCTCTTTGGATCTAAAGTCACAGACCTTCCTGTTTCCCATAAACACATTAATTTAACAGCATAAGTAAAAGGCAAACTATTATTCAGCATCACAATTTCTCATCATacaatttctatttaattttttttttaatgcttccTGATTCTCAaaagtatcataaaattaacaaattttagAAATTCTCAAACTTTACCCCCATTTTCTAACTACACTAAACTTTGCCCAAAATCTAAGCACCAAGCATGAGAATGAAATATTGACAAACCAAACGCGCATTAAATCATTTGACCTCAAATAAAACAGAATTTGTCTTTTGcaaacacaaaatatatattaatttaatgatttccACAAAGATCATAAACTTAAAAACCTCTATAAATCCTCAAACCTTACCccgttttttccttttcctcccGTAAATTAAAGTTTTCCCAGATTCTAATCAACCAAGCTTATGCTTAAATTCCTTAACTTTCCATCagtttctcagcaaccaaacacatCCTTAACTACAATCCCATAAAATCACTCAAAAATCCCAACTTTTCCTTCcattttacaaaaaacaaatccaccGTAAAAcagctaattaaaaaaaaaaaacccaattgatTAACCACAAAATCACCAAAATAAAAACcctcagaaaatcaaaatttttaattttttttaccagttTGAGGATCAAACCGAGACCAGAGCTTAGTTCGGCACGTGTAATCGGCAGCAAGAATCCGAATCCAAACCCGTTCTTCTTTATCACCATTCTCCTTATCTACTGCTTTTAGAATCGAACCGGCGATACCCGGGACTAAAAGGACCGGGTCGAGATTCGGATCAACGTAAGGTTGCGGTTTTTTTATCAAGCGTAGCCATAATTCCACCGATCGAACAATGTCTTCTAGTAACATAGccatgattgattgattgatcagACACCCTAATTTCTGCTCTTGTTGAGAATAATTGGGAATTTTTTGAGGGAGAATTGAAATTTTGTGGATTGGCGGCTTTTTAGAGCGGAGATCTGAAGGCGAGAGAGAGATTTCAGCGGGTAAGAGACGGAAGTGGATAATTATGATTACAGGCCAGTCCTCGAACtactaaatattttctaattttataatatttttgcaattttaatttttatcaaggcGACTACCATTGCCGAATgacttattaatataattaattaatgtttcttTCTGCAAATAATATGGAATTTGGTAGTTTTCATGTCCCTAACAAtttaatatacacacacacacatatatattaaataaaatattatatctaGCGTGTTAAACAAGTCCTGGAAattaagttattataattaatacaagattttattatataacacaaagtattttattgtataatacACATGCAATGAAGTTGACTAAGCAATATTGATAATTGATTATTAaggataataattttgtttcatgaTTAAGGCACCAttggaaaatattaattaattgagaacatggttaaatcatgtttttaaaaaatgtaatattttttattaaaatttaatttttttatattttgaattgttttgatacgctgattttaaaattttttttttttaaaatattattttgatgcatttcagcataaaaatcactttaaaaaataataacaactacACTCCTAAACAAACTCTAAATGGtttattcaaactaaattttagtCTTTAAATTTGGAATTGATTCACATAAgctatttatatcaaaattgagatatgaaaattttaattagtatgATAATCCTTCCGAATTAAAGGgtaaaatacaatatgaattagATTTTGACACCAAGATTACAGGCACATCCTCcattctcaaatttattattctttctcAAGGTAATGTCGATTGTTCATCATTTAAATTGAGTCTTATACATAAcattccatttaatttttaaatccctACTATAATTGGGTGACTAATTTATAGCTAATGTAAATTATTCTGGCAACATTGCCTGATCATGCATGTAGTTTTAAATCCCTACTATGCACATATATTAGTGGGTTGaccttgaaaaaaattgtattttagaGTTTGATTTCTATCAATTTTAaagttgaattataaaaaaatattagtttaaaaaaattgtattagtTTAAcaaaacccaattaatttaattatttttttaataatttaatttactcGATTCAAATAGgtttaagttaataaaaaaaaatcattataataaaatagaaattactCATGACATCATATGCTTAATTAGTCGAGGATATTG
The sequence above is drawn from the Populus alba chromosome 15, ASM523922v2, whole genome shotgun sequence genome and encodes:
- the LOC118028241 gene encoding lecithin-cholesterol acyltransferase-like 4 yields the protein MAMLLEDIVRSVELWLRLIKKPQPYVDPNLDPVLLVPGIAGSILKAVDKENGDKEERVWIRILAADYTCRTKLWSRFDPQTGRSVTLDPKRNIVVPEDRYGLHAIDVLDPDMIIGRDCVYYFHDMIVEMIKWGFQEGKTLFGFGYDFRQSNRLPETLERLAKKLESVYQASGGKKINIISHSMGGLLVKCFMSLHSDIFEKYVKNWIAIAAPFRGAPGYITSTFLNGMSFVEGWEQNFFISKWSMHQLLIECPSIYELMACPHFHWQHLPVLEIWREKQDSEGNSQIILESYSPKESIQIFKDALSSNTVIYDGEDIPLPFNLDILKWADETQKVLSHAKVPTGVKFYNIYGISLETPHTVCYGSAEVPVTDLPELRFCEPKYICVDGDGTVPAESAKADGLNAEARVGVPGEHRGILSDHHLFRIVKHWLKADSDPFYNPINDYVILPTAFEMEKHKESGLQFTSLKEEWEIISEEQDEHDNMVNRKPFVSSICISQAGDDQSSPAEACATVTVHPQSEGKQHVELNAVSVSVDA